The Culex quinquefasciatus strain JHB chromosome 2, VPISU_Cqui_1.0_pri_paternal, whole genome shotgun sequence genome contains the following window.
ttgtattctctgcaactttttgccgctgattcaacggcaatggctgaagatttggaaccactcgagtagatcctgctcctggtgacgccaaagcaggaaaatccacgtccgtgtatgctggtggtgttttgcgacgatttggttggtgcctcgtcgtcgcttgctgccgaatttttacaaactcagcacgttttgggcagcttcgattcttggtcgaatggtcgccgccgcaattgaagcatttcgcttcgatgttctcgttgattgtttcgcaagcttgagttttgtgctcacctccgcaggttgcacaacgactcttgatgaaacagttccttccaccatgtccaaactgcaagcaattcgaacattgcgtcacgtcacggtgcactggacgataacgttcccaagtcacgatgatgttgaaaattgcccgaactgctttcagctcagacggcgttgtcgatcctttctcgagatgaaccaggtacagttgatcacgatacttgatgtccttgttgtgcctcgtcatcttgaagacttcgatcacgttcaacttaagagttttgagctcttctttcagcacactcacatccatgtcgtacaggccacggaggacctgtttcatggggcgtttacctggatcgtcatggctgtagtattcaatctttgtgttgttcaggaaatcccgaacgtagttgtaatcctttctggtaggtagcagaattttgagtccatcagcacacaagcgaatggaagctcgtaaagcaccagatttgataaacccggtcagccactttcgcaccgaatccgatgacgatgttttcacaaaaatgggtggcaacttttcccgtcgttcaaattcttccttctcgctcacgtccacaggagggtagcgaactggtttcagacaattttgagcgtccttgctcaaactgcctggctttgcaggaagcgcttcggcattctttagcttcttcaaatctgccgatcctgctggtgaggaccgcctctttttcttgccctgaggcatttttgcactttttaagcacttttcaggagctaaaatccaggagtacctcactgaatgatggtccacaagggaatcgtcggccaccattgctagtaccaaccactagtgtcttcctttttatctacaaggacttcgccgccctgggctcctaagtgtatgaaagtatggcacggagcgacggcgccgaatacccatatttacacaaagaattttagagcgcccgccgcgggattcgaaccggcgacctctggattgtgagtccagtgcgcggtccgattgatccacacgggcggacattcaaaacgaaatattgattttcaatttccacaatcttgtcaaatcttttgtcaaattataaacaaaatattgattttcatcaatcacaaaaataagaaaaaaattgaagtctaattcgtaacaaaacattggagtttaatttccacaacaacgattaaacattgcatcaaattaaaaacaaaacattggtcgtcaatccaaacaacaacaatcaaatctaaagcaaaaatgtgattgtacaaaaacaatcaaattttgagcaaattatttgccttcaaattccaccataaacttagaataaaacatggttttcaattatcacaacgaaaagccaaacttactacttcaaaacaaaacattcgttcccaatatcacaacaacaagcaaatcattcattaaattcaagaccgtcaattatcgcagatagttttatgccttttatcaatttcaaataacaagttcaaacaaaaatctacctgtttcaaaacacaggcaaaacaacaaagcgaaactttggacctgcatcttggcaggtaaacaaaactgttggatttcacaacacaacaattcaagcaaaacaaatgatctttcatgaatcaaaaggttcgacttaccggactgtgccattgtcgtgatcggggactttcttttataataaaaacacagatattttgcaattaacaaacaacacgtcttattccacagaaattaaccacaaaactgatttgagtcaaatttggcaatcttcattctctctttcgccggccgcgcgcatctcgttgtttccacgctcgttgttctctctcgcagctcgctagcgcgctctcgcactcaatccacaattagctaacaaggcaatattcatgaaggtgcgcactttttgttgcgctcttaactcttatttatgaattatatcaatcttataataaatactcatttaataatttattacatattcaatcctgcaacccataatccctacagtaccctccgcaaacgtcaaaccaaacaaaattgctgccggatcttttacgagagagatccggaaaaagatccggcagcaatttgtattgatttgacgtttgctgagggtgccgaaaagttttgttttgttctgaTCGCATAACTTGTCAAATTTAGTATGGTTTAACTAGGGTATTAATTTCTTTCTCGTAACAAAAACCAAATTCCGTATCGTAGAAAATATCATTTGGGCAGttttaattcaaacataaatGCAGTTTGCGCGATTACATGCAGTCGCAGATTCACTTAACACTTAATAAGGcacattctaaattttggtagTAGTTTCATTGCTTCACGATTCCATGTTTCCTAAGCCTAACGTGAGTTTCGTTTGATTATATCTCATTTTGTATTACGTTGCATTACGACTTCTTTCGCTATAGCTCAATCCGTCGATTCTTTGCGTCCAGCTCGTCCTCGTTGCGGGCGTTGACGGCCGATTCCACCAGCACCTTACTGCTCAACAGCTGCTCTTTGTCACCCTTCTTTTCCGCCGCGGAACTATCCAACGTGTCATTGGTCAGCTTTATCACTTTGTCAATTTGGGCGGAGTCTTCCGTGTCGGAGATGTACCCGTCGTCTCCGGTGTAGTGCGTTGGGTAGAGCAGCAAGGGGGCGGCACTCCAAGCGACCAGGTTCCGGTTGTGGAACTGGTTGAGCCACGTTTCGTTGGGGTGATTGTTGAACATGATCGGGATGTACTCATCCACTGGGACTAGTTTCTTGAGGGGGTTTTCGGCTAGTAGTTTCTTCGCTCCTTGTAGGTTGATGAGGTAGCCCAGTGTCCAGTAGGAGTAACCAGCTTGAACTAGAGCATCGCTACCTTCAATCCACTTTTCGTCGTCTTCTTGGAGTCGCTTGCGACCAAAGTAGATCAGATCCCAACCCCCAATACTGCGAGCATCATTCAACACCTGATAGACTCGCCTCTTGAAGTATGGTTCGAACCGAATGTCATCCTCGAGGACAAGTACTTCTTCCTGGCCAAGCTCAACCATCCTCTCCCATATGTAGTAATGACTTAGAAAGCAACCAATTTCGCCCATGGTCATCGgtctgaaaaatttcaaattagctGAAAATAATCAAGAATTAAAATCATTTACCTCTTATGATACGGATCCGTATAACCGGGCAGGAACTCTACACCAATCTCGCGCAGAACATTGTCGTTCAGCTTCTTCCCATCAACCGCCGGGAAGTACTCCACCTCCAGCCCCAACGCGTCAAAGTTGTTCACCATCTTCAACCTCCGCTCAGGTCTCCGCTCCAGGTTGATCATGTAGATGTGCGACAGGCTTAACTTATCTCTGAAATTACCAATCATTAGTAACATAACTTCAACCCCCCTCAAATATTCTTACTTCGGAACCTCCGCCACATAACCCCTCAAATCATCCTTCAAGCCCAACGACCCATACTCATTCACCGCGTACACCTTAACATTCGTCAGCTGCTCATGATCCTTCTCCACcgtttcgccctgctccagcgGCATCAAAATGTACCCGTACAGCAGCGAGTTCGAAATGGCCATCGGAATGCCGCTGTAATTCGCCGACATGGCAAAAATGATAATGTCATCCTGCGGTCCCCCGTACCGTCCCGGTGGCAGCCGTTTCGTCTCGAACGCCAGATTCTTCGCCTCCAGCAGGTTGATGTTGACCATGACGGCGCTGTGCACCATCGGCACGGTAAACTCGCCCGTTTTGCCGTAGTTTAGGATTTCCTTGTACTCTTCGGTGCGCTCGTAGTAGTAGTCCGGAGTCATGCCGCACCAGAAGTTCGAGTACAGACCGTCCGAGAGCAGCATCGGGGCCACGATGGGCAGACTGAGGCTGACCAGTTTGGTGAGCGTTTTGGGGTTCGTGAGGAAGACGTCGGCGTCCAGGAACTGTGGATTGAAGAAGGCGtaatttcaagtgattttaattTCGacaagtacacagcaaaaaatccgatggtaaaatcgcatgcaaaagcatgcacatcaccttcgtcaaaataaacacttaatattacacactgcatgtacaatttttgcaaacacaaaaaaaagttgcaaccgacgggattcaaacccagcaccatcagtaaggactggcgccttagcccactcggccatcagaccgatgaaaagctgaaaggataaacgcatatatgagcttgacatttcggtcaagtaggtttcccatactgatgggctacatatttcagggtgtaaaatcacataaaattgcataaaataatgcaatatttattttacacccaagccttttacacgcagcaggattactacttttttagctgtgtaggccATGGTTTAAATTGCATTGATTTGCACCGTGTTTTGGTGAGTTTCTGACAGCTGAACACAAAATTCAAACGCAGGCAGTTCCGCTAAAGTTTACGCAGTCAACAAGCGATTTTGCGAAAGCAAATATGAATCAACAAGCTGCATCGAATATAAGTTGAAAGACAGTGTGATGTTTCTTTTGGAATTTCAGTTtagtattgttttatttttactatAGATAAACTATCAAAGTGGTTTCTGGCGGAAAGTAGAAGCTGAGATGGGGCTCGCGACGGAAACTCTTAAGATGTTCCTAAACTTTTTAGGAATCAGCGCCAGCACCAGCTTGAGCAGTTGTGACAACGAGGTCACCTTCAACGAGATGAAGAAAGTTCTCCAGGTCAAGAAGGAGAGTTTCCGGAAGTATTCGGAAGTCGCCGCTTGCGCTGGACTTCGATGACTTCCAATGATCGCTGCTCGGATAAGAAGCGTCGGTACCTACCGGAGTATCCCGCCAAAATGCGGCAAAAGAAATCGAAGCTATTAAGCTGTAGCTTCTCGAGATGTCAAAGGACAAGTAAGTCAATTTCTACAACCGAACATGGGGCCATCTCCGCTGTACTCGATCTGGTCTTAGGTGACAACGGCTTATCCTGCACCTGGAAACTCCGCCCTCACTGCGACCAGGTTAATTAAGATTAACCAAGCATGTTCTCTTTGCTAAACATCTAAGAGAAGAATGACTGATGTTGCAGACCGAGACGGAAAGTTGATGAAATTTCCTCAGGGTTTTCACCACTCCATGCATACATGAGAACAATGGAACAACTTTTGAAGCTGGCATACAGGATGACATTGGCTGTacgatggaaaaaaaatcacagagcCTAAAAATGTGCGACATGCGAGTTGTTACGTATGGTGAAATCTTAAATGCGTTGATAGAATAGCTGGACTAATTGAAAAGGTCTTGAACAGCAGAGAACGCATTGAAGTTATACACGCAGGCTTTTGTTGATAAAAGCGACGAGTTAAATTACATGGCAAATAGGTGCAGTCAAATTTTGTGCACAATTTCAACCATCTCTAAGTTAGTTACAGGCTTGATGATAGTTGACAAGACACAAAGATACTTTGAAACGCACGTCCCAAGAAGGGAAGGCCTAAGTTTTATTCTCTTCGCAAACAGAAGCAACCGCGTGGTTCTTCGAATAAAATCCGGATCTAGGTGTTCGTTTCCTGCCTGATCTAAAAACTGGAACTCTCGTCGACGACCGCCTCTTCCAGTTGCAGCCGGTAAAGCCGTACTCTTGTACTGGAATTAATATCAATCTATTGTTAAGCCTTCTCGAAACATCCCTCGCGCGGTGTGACAATCCTCGCCGAACTAGAGGCACCCAATAACCATGGAATGTTTTAGAAGATTTTGTCTCCCACGGAAATATAAAAGTTTCGATTTGTAGTGCCATAAAAGTCAAAAGAAGAGGCTATGGAaagtttgtgtattttttttataatttttttggcattttttcgaaaaatcggtcccggcaaaatcaaatggcgtctagggcgtcgcgaggcgcgacgcatatcttttttgccgggaccgatttttcgaaaaaatgccaaactttgaaggcctgtaccgagctccagggtgctccaaatttcaatgttatatacaccaaaagatgcgcaaggatctggcctacacgccaatgatgttgaaaatatacggccaaaatgcctcaaaaagtgacattttcgaaaaaatctttttttacgggttaaatcccatttaaaattgaagggcggagcgccagctcctgttacgtccaatcaagctcatattttggatttgggccaAGCCAagcccttgaatgcccgccaaaaagtcatttttgttacatcctaatgttcAAGCTTTCAAtacatgcaaaaagatcatagttttgtgaggaattgacagagttatgtgcgatacaaaaaaaggggatcaagtctccccactctacCCTACATATCGACTCttacacttaagtgttatttatacacgttTTTAAGGCCGGATCTGAAAAACtttaatgaaaaagttgtcGTGATCTATCatacgacctatcgttggatagataatcaagaaacctttccaaaaagcccaaaagattgaagatctggcaactctatcaaaagttatgagcaattctagattaaattttcaaaacaacctatccctcatgggtttcctatgcagatagggccttttgaaaatttaatcgagaattgTCCTAAAACATAATTTCAAAGGATACAAAACAGGGTGAACATTGTAAAAGAACTGGCTAAAGCAGCACTAAGCTTTAtggcaggggtgcccaaagtatggcccgcgggccaaacgtggcccgcgaggtgatattttgtggcccgcggacccattttgaatgatcatgtaaaatggcccgttgaccacttgtaaagtgattttatactttttcaaaattatggtttATGTTATGcttttatatgctaatcttttttattttttgttaataaaaagaaacttatgatttatcaatattttgatctccactttaggatacaaataatttgttcaaaatattttataattaaaaaatttcacacgtttcaatgtgagtgaaactagtaaatatcgtcagaactttcatcaaacattgttagaaatatcaaaaaaaacgttcaagtttgacttaggtacaattctgtaatagttgcaaaaataaaatttgtctttattaatttgcaagtcatattgacccttttatgaactgaccctcaaacttacattgcacttccttagggattcgaactcattacagttagataacgaatctaattgactatcaactgattcaggcagattAAATGTGGAAACcggaggatcaagtttgcagcaaatatttCACAAAGCTTTCGTTGATCAACCCACCCCtctattattattaaaaaattgactCGAAAAAccagaagtaaaaatatatttaaaaaaaaacttaaaaaaataaaatttaagtgcattcagctgaaattaattaaatgtgcattcctttgcatttaaaatcatttgagcatgctTGGGATTAttagaaataatttgaatttcagtgaattttcgatgaaataaataaatgttgtttcgcttttttttttttttgttgaaaataatgattgcaggttaactatacggaagcttaaaacattttcttaaagttttttttttcattgaattgttgaaattctggatctcaacgatttttcatgaGCCACAGTTAAATTATAGAAGAATTGTTCAAAATGTCATGTcaccaccattttcgaaatataaaaacaaaacttttttttttttaaacacaggtACTTTCagctaagaacttttttttcaaataccagaaacaacaaaatcaacaataccgatagaaacccgttattttgtggtttctattattttgaaaagacatttttttaaaaaaacagaaatgtaatcttttacaataaaataacgttatttatttttttaacaacctttttttttttgtaaatttggcccgcaagctcatagggggatggcgtcgctatttttagaccacgttttccactttttctcattgaaatcgactactttatcgacttcattttgctgggcgagataggacgccgtctatttttagacgatgactcagcacttttacactcttgcgcttaaaaacccgcccgtgtggatcaatcggaccgcgcactggactcacaatccagaggtcgacggttcgaatcccgcggcgggcgctctacaattctttgtgtaaatatgggtattcggcgccgtcgctccgtgccatactttcatacacttaggagcccagggcggcgaagtccttgtagataaaaaggaagacactagtggttggtagtagcaatggtggccgacagctataaagtcaacttcgtttttttttcgcttaaaaaaaccaggtggcagcacgatgtaacgccacgtccctatttgagctttaaatttggcccggcctccaaaaactttgagcacccctgctttaTGGAATTAGCCTCGTTAGCCCAATCTATCCTCATGTTATGGTGTTTATGGCAGAAACGGAAGTAACGCTTTTATAGCATTTTCTTTGCATGTTTTCAGGGGCAATTGAATACAAACAGAAAGCTTTTGAAAGAAATGTATTTCTTCTGGGGTCAACTCTCGCTGTGTTTCTTATGAACATTTCCTCACCATTATGTAAAAAAaggtatgcagtaattttttagtgtaccagactatgcctctaagcaTAGTCAAAaagaactaaacaagataaatgcaaattagaataccaaaatgaaacaagagaaatataaaacaagagaagtaaagtgtGCCgtggaacaaaagttgctcaaaatgacctcctaaacacgggaaaaataaaaaaaatcgaaaaaatgggcGGTAGAGGGTAAATTTTCACATTGAGAGCATATTTTAAATACAGTTTTGACCTCAACATCGTGTTCCTGAGAAAATTTTACACAGGTTTTATAATtgaattcaaagtttttttttcacgagaCATAATTTTTTGTTACAATCCTGCGAAATCTTTTATGCTAGTACAGACGCGCGACCAACCAGTAAAATTGACATATTTATGAGTCTGtaacattcaaatttttatttctagTGAACATTGAGCTGAATTGAAtaacatatttaaaatttactcCGGAACACGATGATGGTGTCAAAACTTTACTTAATATATGCTCTCAATGTAAAAGTTTAGCAACAAGTTTTCATTTGCGCAacatgcactgaaaaaaaagccGAAACATTGGTATGGTATTAAAAAGGAGGGAtggtccgatttggacgaaATTCGAGTTTCTGGCTAGATTTGAAGGCATCTACAGCCTCACCAAATTTAACCTTGatcagaaaatgttgatttcgaTTGCTGTGTTCGTTTGAGGTGAAATTACCCATGTATGAAGCCCCTTTAGCAATGAAAGTCTTTAAAAGTAGGTTTCTCTGTTGGTCGCTTTCTAAAATCCAGTGTATCTTTTGGAGTCCCTACTAAACGCATTccagaaaagctttcaaaagcTTGTGCACATACCAGCGCATACCCCTGAAGACTATGCAAATAGCCGAACGTTGCATACCTGCCGGGCGCTATACATTGACGAATAAAACGTTGGCTTTGATGTGTGCGCCTGGTGAGTATGCTTTCAACCACAGTTTGGACTCCCACCAATAGGTTTGATTAGCATTCCCAATACACAAACCACATATTAATAAAGAACGATTTTCCCGATTTTCCGCTTGAATACCTTagaacagcgattctcaacggcgGTACcgagcctacttgatttacacggtagggggtaccagcctagaagaaggttgagaatggcTGCGCTTAGAAGAaagactgtttaaaaaaaatcaaaagacgaTTTAGTAGAAATAATAGAAACGTTTATTGTACCAATAGGAATACTTTGCAAGGGGTCAAACAATTCACTTTTCCGCGCCCCTTACAATTGACTTAGACACTTTTTGATTAATCTCGTATACGATTCCGCCCACTCCTCCACTCCACACTAATCTTCTTGACTCTGAAAATAACAAATTCGCTTTTAATGATCTGCTTTGTCAGAACCTGCCTCCCGCAGCGTGTGCCTCTTCACGTGCACCGACAGGTGGTCACTGCGGGCGAAGGTCGAGCGGCAGATGTGGCATATGAACTTTTTCTCGCCGGTGTGCTGCCGTCGATGGCGTGAAAGTTCAAACGAACGGGCGAACGACCGCTCGCAGTCTTCCCACGGACAGCGGAACGGGAGCGCCTTGCCGTGGAGGATTTCGTGCGCTTTCAGGTGACTCGCCCGGGTGTAGGTTTTGTCGCAATCGGGGAAAGAACAGGCGTAATTTCGGGGGAGTCCGGAAGCCGGCGTTGAGGGCTTTCGTTTCCGCTTGGATTTGTTGGCGGTGCGGGTTGAGATTGCGGAGAGCTTCGAGGACATTGTGGTGTTgacgggtggtggtggtgttgagGTGGGTTTGAGTTTGTCCTGCGGACCGGCTTTGATGACGCGTTCGATGACGAATTCGTCGATTTTGTGGCGCTTCATGTGACCCCGCAAGTGGTCACTGCGGGCGAAGGTTGCGTTACACTGAGGGCAGACATAGTTCCGTTCGCCGGAATGTCTCCGGTAGTGACGGGAGAGAGTTTCTGCCCGAGCGAACCTGTCTTCACAACCTTCCCACGGGCAGGCAAATGGCAGCTCTCCTGTGTGGACACGCATGTGAGCAGTTACGTGGGACGATTTGGTGTAGGCTCGTTCGCAACCGTCCCAGGGACAGACATACTTCCGCACTTTCGTCGAAGTGGTCCGCATCGGTTGGTTTTGATTAAGGTTGATCTGCACGTACTCGTCAGGATCTTCCTCCAGGACGATGAAGTCATTGGCCAGCACTTCCGCGTCGAAAACTTGAACAACCTGCCGGGAATCGCCCGGTGAATCCGGAGCAATCGAAAAATCGACCACATCGTCATCATCCTCTTCAAAATCCGAAGTATCAacgtcctcctcctccctcgACGATTCCTTCCCCCCATCATCCCCTTCCTCACCCTCGTAAACGAGCTCCAGATTTTCGTTCTGCAGCAAAAATCGCAGCCCACTTTCGCCACCGTGGGCCACGCCCTCGTCAACCCGTTCCGTCTCCCAGTTGCAAACCAACTGGCCCGAATGAATCCGCTCGTGGGCCTTCAGATGGTCCAACTGCAGATACTGCTTGCCACACCCCGCCACGGGACACTCGTGCACCGTAATCGGCGGTTCCGCCGCCCTCCCGGACGGTTTACTCTTTGTCGTTCGGGCAACGCCCGTCGTCGACGATTTGGTTGCTGCGGCGGCCGCCGTTCCGGCATCGTTTTCCAGCAGGTACTGAAGAATCGTCACGTTGGTCGGGAAGGGTTCATCTTCGCCGGCGGTGCCGGCACCGCCCTTCGAGGACATCACGAAGGATTCGCGATTTTACGAGACAATTTTTATCGGAGCAgatcagaaaattgaaaacacttttttttgtctgaagaactgtcaaacaaaagaaaaggtaaacaaatgcCCCTGTGACTGAACTTGCGAAGTTGCGCGTTTTTGGGATACACGATGAAAGAATATACGGTAGATTTAAACTTCCGACTGagtaaaatttaagcaaaataacACTCTTTGGTTCCCAGTTAGAACAAGTAGACCCTAAGACCGGAAACGGTGGATATTCTTAAGTTATTTAGCTATTTTTGTTATTCTCGATGCGTCCCGATATTTTCAGAATCTCAAAGGAAAAATCTCGGTTTGATGTTTTACAGAGCGAATTTGCCAATCCTAGCTCGGTAATTGGAACAAGCTGTGAAAAGGACGATACCACGTGCTATGAAATCGTCGAGAAAGCGGTTTCAATGTtgtcagggatggaataatcgcaaaaaaatctttattgctTGCGAACTTTCATCACCCGCGAGCTAGCGAATCACGCAACAAAAATCGCTCCCAAACTTCGCGAAGAAAAATAATCAGTTAAAGATTTtcttgtgaatttccttgttggCACccctttaattaatttatttcgttttgtttacacacattgcccgtCTAGAATAACGaataatcaaaatgatgatttttaaagatttcttctACCGATTtctcgtgcgcgagagaggtgAGCCATGTTCCTATCCGAGTTTTTCTATTGATGATGATTCTTCCGTCGCTGCCGCTGTGTCTCTCTTTCTTTTGTTCCGCTGTTcgtaaattcttatattcttaaattttcaaattcttaatttttataattctcaAATCAAATCCTAgtattaaaattctgaaaaatcagATAATGTTAATTGGCAAGTACTTCAAAAAATCGAGTACGAACTGTTCTCGATTTTTTGATATCCCGAgattttttaactgtttaattttgttatacattccttttatatttttttacaaaaactttaaataaaatttgtaccagccttattttgcAAGGAATATTTTTTGTGACTCTACCCTCTCAACCAAATCcaaccttttttaattttcggcttttttttgtatattctgAGTTTATGAAAGCTGTCTTCAACTATTTTAATttgcccgatgaaattccccttACCCCATCCCAATCCATCAAAACAAAATCCGtttacttttaaaagtcgcatgggttccccgCACCAGTacatacacaaaaaaaacttccctCTCAAATCCCCCTGTTGTAAGGGCGTAGCCTTGGAACACAGTGTGGAAATTGTCGTTCTCAGATATTTTTGATGGTACCGATAcaataaaatcatat
Protein-coding sequences here:
- the LOC6036903 gene encoding glycosyltransferase 25 family member → MRIYSITLLLLLAVAARLTRCDLSYQRPKILIVTLIRNKEHTLPYFFSYLESLDYPKDRIALWIRSDHNEDRSIEITKAWLKRTSRLYHSVDFGYRSDVERRPDERSSTHWSEERFADVIRLKQEALEKGRKMWADFVFFLDADVFLTNPKTLTKLVSLSLPIVAPMLLSDGLYSNFWCGMTPDYYYERTEEYKEILNYGKTGEFTVPMVHSAVMVNINLLEAKNLAFETKRLPPGRYGGPQDDIIIFAMSANYSGIPMAISNSLLYGYILMPLEQGETVEKDHEQLTNVKVYAVNEYGSLGLKDDLRGYVAEVPKDKLSLSHIYMINLERRPERRLKMVNNFDALGLEVEYFPAVDGKKLNDNVLREIGVEFLPGYTDPYHKRPMTMGEIGCFLSHYYIWERMVELGQEEVLVLEDDIRFEPYFKRRVYQVLNDARSIGGWDLIYFGRKRLQEDDEKWIEGSDALVQAGYSYWTLGYLINLQGAKKLLAENPLKKLVPVDEYIPIMFNNHPNETWLNQFHNRNLVAWSAAPLLLYPTHYTGDDGYISDTEDSAQIDKVIKLTNDTLDSSAAEKKGDKEQLLSSKVLVESAVNARNEDELDAKNRRIEL
- the LOC6036902 gene encoding zinc finger protein 675, which translates into the protein MSSKGGAGTAGEDEPFPTNVTILQYLLENDAGTAAAAATKSSTTGVARTTKSKPSGRAAEPPITVHECPVAGCGKQYLQLDHLKAHERIHSGQLVCNWETERVDEGVAHGGESGLRFLLQNENLELVYEGEEGDDGGKESSREEEDVDTSDFEEDDDDVVDFSIAPDSPGDSRQVVQVFDAEVLANDFIVLEEDPDEYVQINLNQNQPMRTTSTKVRKYVCPWDGCERAYTKSSHVTAHMRVHTGELPFACPWEGCEDRFARAETLSRHYRRHSGERNYVCPQCNATFARSDHLRGHMKRHKIDEFVIERVIKAGPQDKLKPTSTPPPPVNTTMSSKLSAISTRTANKSKRKRKPSTPASGLPRNYACSFPDCDKTYTRASHLKAHEILHGKALPFRCPWEDCERSFARSFELSRHRRQHTGEKKFICHICRSTFARSDHLSVHVKRHTLREAGSDKADH